CAGCTCCAGTTCCTTGAATCGCATGGCAATTTGAACAGACTTTGTCTTGAAATATCTTCGCTCCTTTTTTTTGCAAAGCCGTTTGTGGTATCGAAGCTTTCTTCTTTTGATCCGCAAGCCATTTTTCGTATTCGTTTTGCTCATGAGCCACAACCAATATTCTCATCCAAGCATGCTGGGCTCCGCAATACTCATTGCAAGCTCCGTCATAATGCCCCGGCTCCAAAGCTTGCATCCAGACATAATTCGACTGCCCAGGAATCATATCCATCTTTCTACCCAATGCAGGAACATACCAATCATGAATTACATCTTTTGACTCCAATCTGACCAAAAGTCTTTTTTCTATAGGAATATGCAGCTCATTGGCAGCCACTACACCTTCTGAGGGATAATTTATCTCCCACCACCATTGATGTCCTGTAATGATTATATCAGGCTCTTTTCCTTCTGGGATCGGTGTTTGTATCTTGTTTATTGCTCCTATAGCCAGCACCAAAAAAGAAACCACAAGCACCGATGCAAAGCCAATAGTTAAGTACTCAACCTTATGGCTTTCATGCGTATCAAAATGTTGCTTGGAATGATCAGATACCTTGAACTTTCTTAGAATATAAAATGTAACTCCTAAAACGATTGCAAACACAAAACCTCCGGCAATAAGGAAATAGCCGAAAAGTTGTTTCATCGTTTCTGTATCCTCTGATGAGCTTTTGAAAATATGGTCAATTGATTCCCACATGAAAAATCTACACCTAATTCAAATATTTATTACCATAAACCAATATGGCTATAGGGAAAATAGATTTATTAAATATTTTGTTTAAAAAACATTATAAAAATTAGCATCTATATTCATCCAAAGCTCATTATTCAAAAACGTAAATACCTCAATTCCTATTAGTTACTCCCTCATTACCTTTAAAGTCAGTCATATTGAGATTGTCTAGAAAAAATTATTATCAAACTTTTCTATTAGGAGAATAAATATGTATCCGCTCTTCTTTTCGGCTTTTCGGTTATTGACCAATCTCAGAATGCAATTCTTCTGCATAAAAAAAGCCTAAAATGAATGAATCATTTTAGGCTTTGCAATTCCAGTCAAAAACAATTTATATTCTCATGCCAAGGACTGTAACATCATCCATTTGTTTTCCAGTTCCTTTCCAGCTATCAAACTCACTCGCCAACTTTTCTTCTTGTTGCTTCATAGGCATTGAGGAAATTTCCTTCAACAGCAAGCACAGTTTTTTCCTCATAAATTTCCTATTGTCCGGTCCGCCAAATTGATCTTGAAAGCCATCAGTAAACATATACAAAACATCTCCTTTTTGTAGATCAATGGATTCAGCTTCAAACTCTTTTTTATTTCTTTTCGAACCTCCTAACCCTCTTTTTGTCCCTCTGAATAAAAAATCTTCATTGCCTCTTATCAATAACAAAGGGTTGTTCGCTCCACTGAAAAACACCTTAGACAAATCAGAATTAAAGCTCAGTAAAGAAATATCCATTCCATCGTCGGAGGTTTGTTCAGCACCTTCTTTGCGAAGATTACGCTTAATATCATTATCCACCTGGGTCAACAAATTCTCAGGCTTGTTCCATTCCACCAATCTAGAAACTTTATTCAATAACTCGCTTCCAAGCATGCTCATGAACCCGCCCGGCACTCCATGTCCAGTGCAATCAGCTACAGCCAGCATAGTCTTGCTCTCATCATTCATATACCAGTAAAAGTCTCCGCTAACAATGTCCTTTGGCTTGAACATCAAGGAAATCTCTCCAAACCTTGATTCTATATCCTTTCTTGGAGGCAACATAGCCTCTTGAATACGACGAGCATAATTGATGCTGCTCAAAATATTTTTATTCTTCTTTTTTACCTCAGCCAAGGCTTCCTTTCTGGAAATGTTTAATCTATATAGCCAGTAGGACATCCCACCGATAATACACAAAAAGAACAATATCACAGCCAGTACAACGCGATGATTATGCAATTCTTGATCTTTTTCCTTGATTACGCCAGACTTCTCGGTGATCTCTTTTGTTTGATCATCAATAAGCTCTTTCTGCACCTCTGTTACTTTTTTTTCTTCTTTAAGCATGGCATTCACCTTATTGAATTTTTGTTCCCATGCATCAAAGGTTTTTATTCTTTTTGGAGAGCTTAGCAAGCTTTTGCTAAGTATTGCCTGTTTCCTCTCAAATATATTCTCTTGCAGTTCATAAATTAAATTATCCTCTTCATCAAAAGTAATATTGAACATAGAGGTGCCAAAAGGATAATCTTCGGTCACTATAAAAAATGGGACCTCATCTCCCAATCTATCTTGCAAGTCTCCAAATTTCACTTTTTCATCAGCGGATAAGTAAAGCAAATTCACTGGCTTTACTTTTTTATATCTTCTAAAATGAAAAAACTCAACGGATTTGCCATTGACTTTCAAGCCGTTTTCATTCTTTTCTTCCAACAGCTTGAACAAGCTCTTAATCTCTCTGGATCGGCCTAATAAACCAATCTTATAAGTGCTGCCCAAATCTTGAGAAAACTGCACATCCTTAGCCAATTGAAAAATAAAATCCGCTTTTTTTTCCAACATCTTTTCTTCATCGGCAGAGCCA
The Aureibacter tunicatorum DNA segment above includes these coding regions:
- the coxB gene encoding cytochrome c oxidase subunit II gives rise to the protein MWESIDHIFKSSSEDTETMKQLFGYFLIAGGFVFAIVLGVTFYILRKFKVSDHSKQHFDTHESHKVEYLTIGFASVLVVSFLVLAIGAINKIQTPIPEGKEPDIIITGHQWWWEINYPSEGVVAANELHIPIEKRLLVRLESKDVIHDWYVPALGRKMDMIPGQSNYVWMQALEPGHYDGACNEYCGAQHAWMRILVVAHEQNEYEKWLADQKKKASIPQTALQKKGAKIFQDKVCSNCHAIQGTGAVAGIGPDLTHLGSRETLLGGKLRNGPGSLKDWLRDPQKVKPGAHMPDFLFTEEELNALTAYLYNLK
- a CDS encoding PP2C family protein-serine/threonine phosphatase — encoded protein: MKLKEENFLFVKVRHFLILVILPLFLFTISFQALGSADEEKMLEKKADFIFQLAKDVQFSQDLGSTYKIGLLGRSREIKSLFKLLEEKNENGLKVNGKSVEFFHFRRYKKVKPVNLLYLSADEKVKFGDLQDRLGDEVPFFIVTEDYPFGTSMFNITFDEEDNLIYELQENIFERKQAILSKSLLSSPKRIKTFDAWEQKFNKVNAMLKEEKKVTEVQKELIDDQTKEITEKSGVIKEKDQELHNHRVVLAVILFFLCIIGGMSYWLYRLNISRKEALAEVKKKNKNILSSINYARRIQEAMLPPRKDIESRFGEISLMFKPKDIVSGDFYWYMNDESKTMLAVADCTGHGVPGGFMSMLGSELLNKVSRLVEWNKPENLLTQVDNDIKRNLRKEGAEQTSDDGMDISLLSFNSDLSKVFFSGANNPLLLIRGNEDFLFRGTKRGLGGSKRNKKEFEAESIDLQKGDVLYMFTDGFQDQFGGPDNRKFMRKKLCLLLKEISSMPMKQQEEKLASEFDSWKGTGKQMDDVTVLGMRI